tGTGTTAAAACTCCTTAAAAATTCCACTTTCACTATTTCTTGCGCCATCttgattaattttgtaaaataaacaagattaaACGTGTTAACATCGACATGTCACTCCTGACACTGTTGTCCAGTCAAAAGCAATCTACTACCTATAAAATGTCCCTTTAAATTCCACTCTCTCACTTTAAATCATAATCTCTGAAATAACTCAGGAAACCTTGATGATGGTACATTACCTGCAGTGAAGGCCCCGGGGCCGTCTGTGGACTCGTACCAGAAGCGGTCTCCAAATTTGGCGACGTGGAACTGTCTGGCAATGATGCAGGCGAAGGTAGGGCCCACAACTCCACCAGGTAGCGCTTTTTCGCTCAAACCCCCCGGAAACAGGTCGATGTCGTCGACGTCGCTGTAACAGACAGGGGAATATGATTGATGAAACACGATACGAGCTGATGATAACCGTCAGCCCTATGCTCGGagatgagggagggagggaggaaagaaaGGATGTAGAaaagagggaaggagggagagagcaGGTGGGGTAGCGGGAGAcagttgtttactgtttacttcgATACGCGTATCGCCGCAAACGTGCGACTGTCATCATCTCAAAGATAACAGTATTGCAATGTGCAACTTACTCGTAAACTCTGCTGAACATTTCTGCCCTCTCTGGGTCTTGCTGGTACATATCTTCAAAATTCTTATACACAGGTAGTTTGCAGAAGCCCCTTCAACATtgacaaataaagataaatgaataatttgcacacgtatatatctataaatcaaagaaagataatgaaagaaagaagcgAGAGAAATCAGAACTTCGGAAAATGCTCTGTTTcatagtttaaaattattttgaacattttcgGTTTGCAAACTGAAATGCTACACCAAAGCAACTTCTTTTTCTTGCAATTAATCTTCTATGGATATTAAGGAAGTGCTATCTCTGTCTTTGTTATAACCTTACCCGCATTGGACGTCATCACTATTTTTAGTGCTTAGTATGGAcatgacgtcacatcctgtTCAAAATCGTGCAACCTTCGTCAACGCCCTGAAAGATTATAAAGTCTTGTATACCTGTAGGCATTATAGCCTGGCAAcccgtggtcacgtgaccgctgTATGTTGAGTGATGCTAGGTCAAGGCTGACGTTCTTGTCCTGAAACAGGTGGTCCACCAGGTCGGAGCCCATGAAGCGATCGGGATGGAACATCGGATCCTGTGAGGGATggtaaagaagaaaatcagcAAATGCGTAGGATATGGAAATGAAGCTGCTGAAAGGGATATCTTAGCTGATGTATGTATCACATCGAATATGTGAGCAAAACGTTTACATGATGGTCATCCAAAACCGAAAATGACATTTATAATATATTCGATAATATATGgtaaaaaaggtttttaaatgaCGATGCAGTCTGCTGCTGCGGCTTAGAGCTAGTCCAAGTAAATTATAAAGATTAAGCAGTTTCAAACTACAAAAATCCGCTCACAGCTGATCCTAGGCTATCCCGTGACCCAGTTTTCACATACAATTCATCGAGTGCCAAAAGGTCGAGAGGAGGCAGGCATGCGCAGAGGATACGTACGCTCATGAGACCGTTGCACATGTTGTGGATGCTGGTCTCACGTCGGTTCAGCACGAACTTGGGTCTGTTGAACAAGGTGAACAGCCTCACTTGCACCTCGCCCATGGAGAAGAAACTGGGGATGAGCGTGTGACCGAAGCGGAATGCTGCTGTGGCGAACTCGTTGGCGACCGTCGGGTTCAGTTTACTGGACACATAAGACATACGATGATATGCAAATGGTGGTAGTGCTGGAGGGGAGGGACTGGCTTTCATTATTCAACATCTTAAAAGTAATTAGAATAagcttttttaaattgatttatCACCTTTAGAGTTTTGTGAGAGACCAATACTCGCAAAATCCAGATTCGTACACCAGCAATGTCTTAATTACGGCAAAACCGTATactactaacaacaacaacaacaacaacaacaacaacacagttGGAATGTCCAGTAATAAAGCGTCTTGAAATGCGTAGATAATGAGGGATAGCACGTGGTACTTGTCATGAGCGTGTGACTCAGGCTTCACTCACCTGTTGTAATACCAGTAGGACGGACCGTATGACCCCGCGCTGATGACGTTGAGTGAGTACTGCCGCATGACGCTGGGACCCAGAATCAACGGCAGCCAATCGTGAAACGTCATGTGCTGCATGACTCCGCCCACTATTCGCCTCGTCTCCTGGAAGGTCTGGCATCGGAAGTCAGCAAAGATAGCAGGAGTCTTGCTTCTGAGTATTATTCACAATTTCTTATTCCATTTATTTATCTATCGTCAtaacatttttcataatttttattttttatggattAATGTTTGCAAACAATATAATTTATGAAGTTAACGGATATGCAATCTAAAATAAATGCGAACGAACTTTTGTGTATccaaaacttataaaaaaaagatcttTCGACATCAAACCGTGCAAAATTGTAATCAGTGCGACCATCAGCTGAAGAGGAAGATAATAACACCTGTAACATCAAAGTATTCTGTGACTAGCGAGTTCAAACACATTCTCTCACCGTTTCATCGCTCCAGCGAGGGTTAATGTTCGAGATCGCCAGGGCCACTCTGTTGTGAAACCGATGAAACACAGTGTGCATCACCGTCAGTGCGGGATGTTCATTGACTCGACCCTCACCTGCAAGACAGAGCATGGAAGTGAAACTAAAGGTACGAAACTCGATGcccgtgtatatatatattaactaGGCATTGTTCACGTTGTGTTTTTGCCGGAACATCTTAACaatggaaaatttaaaaaaccttgCTCGTTATGGAAATAAAGCAGCATCAACAAGTGAACCCACACGATGATACCTACCTGCCAAAAAACAGTAGTCTCCAGGATTTTCTTTGAGGCACTCGGAATCTTTGTCTTCTGGCAAaagttcatcttctgtcacacGCATGAGTCCTGAGAAGGCCAAGATATCATTGAAAAATTCCGTTATCCAAAAAGTGGACTTATGAAGGAtgggtggaaaaaaaacatcaattTTCTGTTTCCCATATTTTGTAGGTAATTTTAGATGTTTGTGAAAAATTACTATTTGCGCCACAAAATTAACCGTATAGCTCGCATTCATACTTGCTGaagttctgcttttaaataGTCCTTTTTAATCCAACTTATTTAATTATTGCTTAAATATATTTGTCCcagaatattaaataaaaatatttataaattggCAAGGTGCAAGGGCTAAATAGCATTACCACGATGATACACCCTCAGCTCTTGAGAGCTCTTCATGGTTGAGCTGTACACTTGAGACGAGTCCATCCAGGCGGTGATCATGTTCATCTGCTGACGCACTTCCTTTGGAGCGTCTGTGACGACGAGACAAATAATAAAGTAGATGTTTATTTCCTCCAGACTGGCAAATATCCATGTCATCAACGTCAGATAAAACCTATTATATGTTATCTGtagaataaatatattatgCTCTTTTCAATTATgttatttcaaaacaatatgCGAAGTAATTTCCATGTTTgtctaaaaatgtttcaaataagTTAACCTGGGTCGCAGTCTCTTGCCCTCTTGGCGGGCATGGATCTTGCGAAGTTCATACACGAGGAGGAAAAGAAACGGTCTCCAGGGGGAATGTAGATCGGATGGCACGAGCCactaaatataataataaaaaaattagaacattCGTAATTACTGGGGACAAGCATGGTATGGACTTagtttataaacacacacacatgcaagcgcgaaaaaaaaatgtgtgaagtACTATATAATAACAACCTGAAAtctatgcattaaaaaaaatattagagtacgtgtgtgtgtgtgaatgaagtTAAGGTAAGAGACTAAAGTGAAAATTGAGCAAATATCAGAGGAGGGAACTAACCCATTGAAGACACCTCTGTCAATCTGATAGTTGGCGGACAGGTGGACTTGCTCGCAACATTTCACATTACTTCCGTCGGGTGCtgcagacaggtagacagataCGCTTAATGCAATAGATTTCTGGGTATGGTGATGAGTTTTAACCCACTTACAGGTAAGTCGACTTCTACTGTAAACTTGTGTGTCTGCAATTGTCGGCCTGAGTAACCTGTGAGTAAGTTACAGCCTCAACATGAATTTCACAGCATAGGTCGTCAGAATCATTTAACGGTGAGTTGCAACCGACACCAATAATGA
This sequence is a window from Pomacea canaliculata isolate SZHN2017 linkage group LG5, ASM307304v1, whole genome shotgun sequence. Protein-coding genes within it:
- the LOC112564494 gene encoding peroxidase-like protein 3, which produces MTSKSDPRRLLPSPRLVSRTVHEPTLTSGHNLPELTNILQVWGQFVDHDLTATPALRAPDGSNVKCCEQVHLSANYQIDRGVFNGGSCHPIYIPPGDRFFSSSCMNFARSMPAKRARDCDPDAPKEVRQQMNMITAWMDSSQVYSSTMKSSQELRVYHRGLMRVTEDELLPEDKDSECLKENPGDYCFLAGEGRVNEHPALTVMHTVFHRFHNRVALAISNINPRWSDETTFQETRRIVGGVMQHMTFHDWLPLILGPSVMRQYSLNVISAGSYGPSYWYYNSKLNPTVANEFATAAFRFGHTLIPSFFSMGEVQVRLFTLFNRPKFVLNRRETSIHNMCNGLMSDPMFHPDRFMGSDLVDHLFQDKNVSLDLASLNIQRSRDHGLPGYNAYRGFCKLPVYKNFEDMYQQDPERAEMFSRVYDDVDDIDLFPGGLSEKALPGGVVGPTFACIIARQFHVAKFGDRFWYESTDGPGAFTADQLAEIRKMTLSKAMCYGSSIKTASVNVFLTAGTFLPRGVQLPNGVYVTQNRYVPCEDLPDIDLRKWYDPAAQ